Genomic window (Oryza sativa Japonica Group chromosome 3, ASM3414082v1):
TTGGGCGGCGCGTGCGGGTCCCGCGGCTTGGgcgggcggccacgccggcgcggcacggcgggggcggcggcggcgacggagccgtCGACCGGCGCACcgacggggacggggacgggtgcggcggcggcgggtacgGCCGGGTAGCCCGGGGGGCGCACCTTCGGGGGACGGCCGCGGCCTCGCttgggcggaggaggcggcggtaaGTCGTCGGCCGAGTCATCATCGGCGaggaactcctcctcctcctcctcctcctccgccaccgccgccgccgccgccggatccgccggcggcggcggcggaggagtcgGGCGGAGCGCGTACTTCCCacccgcgacggcgacgagctcccCGGCGGCTGACATCCGGGAGAGGTGCGCCGCGACGAGCGCGGGGTGCGacggcgggaggaggccgccgccgccgcgggccgccTCGATGCGGCGCGCGATGGCGGCCTGGCTAGACCCGTTCTCCTCCGCCAGCGACGCGATCGCCTCCACGATCATCTGCAgcaaagagaaggagaagacaaCCCAAGAAACCCGGTCAATTCCGCCACAGATCTGGGCATCTGGCCAGGAACAGCTAGGGTTTAGAAAGAGAGCGTGCCTCGGGGTAGGAGGGGaggacgaggtcggcggcgcggtggccagTGGAAGTGGAGGTGGCCATgcctggctggctggctggctggctccCTCCCTCTCGTAGGGTTGGGGTGGCGGGGGCGAGGGGCGCTGTCTCCTTCCGGCGTTGGTGCTGCGCTGTGCGCGTGTGGGATTTGGGGCCGCCGCGACGCGGATCTGAGAGGAGAAGGGGGGTTGTGGTTGTGGTCTTGTGGATGTGGGGGGGAATGGAATGCAAGTACAGTTTAGACAAGGAATCTGTCGGGTGGTACCGGGCCGGACGACCGGTCGCGGCTGCACGCTCTACTCCTCCTGTGACTCCGGTCCggtttagggggtgtttgggataggaacttcttttttttttagagagagagagagagagtttagcccctctctcccaaacagcCCCTTAGTCTATTCGCAAGCTTAAATTCTACTCCCTATGtactaaaaaaaactcaatttaaaagagagaaaaaaacagcTAATGAGAAGCTCCTTTGTCGTGCAGTCTTGTACCTAGCTTTGATCGCttgtcttatttattttttaaaaaaattaaaaacataagtcatgcataaagtactattcatattttattatcttataataataaaaatactaattataaaaagttAGGTacggaaacttatggttgcattTAAAATATGACGGATGTAGTAGTTGGTAATAATTTGGATAAGCTAGGAAACTCAGCTTCTTCTAGTTTCTAATTCATTTTATGAATTCTACAACTATAATTTCTTAAAATCTAAATAAGAACCTAAATTGTTTAAGAGAGCCTCTAGCAGCTGAGGATTTTAGAAGAAACTGCAGCTACGAAAACTTCTGCAAACATAC
Coding sequences:
- the LOC4333887 gene encoding HMG-Y-related protein A, which gives rise to MATSTSTGHRAADLVLPSYPEMIVEAIASLAEENGSSQAAIARRIEAARGGGGLLPPSHPALVAAHLSRMSAAGELVAVAGGKYALRPTPPPPPPADPAAAAAVAEEEEEEEEFLADDDSADDLPPPPPPKRGRGRPPKVRPPGYPAVPAAAAPVPVPVGAPVDGSVAAAAPAVPRRRGRPPKPRDPHAPPKIPRPRGRPRKNPLPEGMVPPPPTRPGATAKPRPQFAEVGFV